From the genome of Mixophyes fleayi isolate aMixFle1 chromosome 2, aMixFle1.hap1, whole genome shotgun sequence, one region includes:
- the LOC142140542 gene encoding cystatin-B-like, translating to MAVVGGLPGGVSRALTANPEVQHICDQVKAEVEKKEKRKFKVFIAISFLTQVVCGTNYFVKVQVGDAEFYHLRIHQALPHEQGKLTLSGCQGGKTKKEAVVYF from the exons ATGGCGGTTGTCGGAGGACTACCAGGAGGAGTGTCTAGGGCCCTGACAGCTAATCCAGAGGTGCAGCATATCTGTGACCAG GTGAAAGCAGaagtagaaaagaaagaaaaaagaaaattcaaagtTTTCATCGCCATTTCATTCCTGACTCAGGTCGTCTGTGGAACAAACTATTTTGTGAAG GTCCAAGTGGGAGATGCTGAGTTCTACCATCTCCGTATACACCAAGCTCTCCCTCATGAGCAGGGGAAGCTGACGCTGAGCGGCTGCCAGGGTgggaagaccaagaaagaagcggTTGTGTATTTCTGA